From Lewinellaceae bacterium:
TCCAGCAAAACCGCCACAAAGTCCTGCGCATCCTTGACACAATTGTTCAACCTCGGGCAATATAGGTACTCGTCGACGGCGATCACCAGCAGGTGGTTTTTGCCGTTGGGAGCGCCCGTTGATTCCGGTCCGAGGCTGATGCCTTTGGGTACATTGGCCACTTGGAGTTGTTTTGTTCTTTGGCAAGATACGAAATGGTTGGTTTATTAAAATGGAGAAGGAACCAGAAACCATTGAAAGATTTGTGATCGTTTTGTTTTTATCTTATCTTTATTTAGGATTCTAAAATAAGGCAATGAGTACAAATGTCGAACAACACCATATGAGCAACCTTCAACTGGAACTTCTCAAACTGTATTCGACAGAGATTCCGGAAGATCAACTCCTGGAGATCAAACGCTTATTGGCAGATTATTTCGCACGCTTGATCGACCAGGACATTGAAAAGCTTTGGGAAAAAAAGGGTTGGACGGAAGAAAAAATTGAGGAATGGAAAAATGCCCATTTGCGAACCCCTTATAAATGAAAACGTGAAAGTTGTCCTGGATACTAATGTTTTACTTATCGCTCTTCCTCTGTCTTCGCCTTACCGGCATATTTACGATAGTCTGCTTCAGGAAAAATATACTCTTGTTGTCACCACTGAGATTTTGAATGAATACGAAGAAATCCTATCGAAACAAATTACTCCCACCATTGCGGAAAATGTTATTCGCCTCTTGCTTTCCCTGCCCAATATTGAAAAGAAAGAAGTCTATTATCGCTGGGGCTTGATTGATGCAGATTCCGATGATAATAAATTTGTGGATTGTGCCATTGCGGCTAATGCAAGATTTGTTGTTACTGAGGACAAGCACTTCAATGTATTGAAAGGTGTTAATTTCCCTAAAGTCAATGTGATCAATTCAGATGAATTCCAAGAATTGCTTCGGGATGGCAATAAC
This genomic window contains:
- a CDS encoding putative toxin-antitoxin system toxin component, PIN family, with the protein product MKVVLDTNVLLIALPLSSPYRHIYDSLLQEKYTLVVTTEILNEYEEILSKQITPTIAENVIRLLLSLPNIEKKEVYYRWGLIDADSDDNKFVDCAIAANARFVVTEDKHFNVLKGVNFPKVNVINSDEFQELLRDGNN